From Synchiropus splendidus isolate RoL2022-P1 chromosome 10, RoL_Sspl_1.0, whole genome shotgun sequence, the proteins below share one genomic window:
- the myl1 gene encoding myosin light chain 1, skeletal muscle isoform, whose protein sequence is MAPKKDPKAPAKKAEPAPAPAPAPEPAPAPAAPAVDLSAVKVEFSADQIEDYREAFGLFDRVGDNKVAYNQIADIMRALGQNPTNKEVTKILGNPSADDMASKRVEFEAFLPMLQTVINNPNKAGFEDYVEGLRVFDKEGNGTVMGAELRIVLSTLGEKMTEAEIDALMQGQEDENGCVNYEAFVKHIMSV, encoded by the exons ATGGCACCCAAGAAGGATCCTAAGGCCCCAGCCAAGAAGGCCGAACCCGCACCAGCACCGGCCCCAGCACCAGAGCCTGCACCTGCACCTGCAGCACCCGCTGTGGACCTGTCCGCTGTCAAG gtggaattCAGCGCAGACCAGATtgagg ACTACAGGGAGGCCTTTGGTCTGTTCGACAGGGTGGGTGACAACAAGGTGGCCTACAACCAGATCGCCGATATCATGCGCGCTCTGGGACAGAACCCTACCAACAAGGAAGTGACCAAGATTCTGGGAAACCCCTCCGCCGACG ACATGGCCAGCAAGAGAGTAGAGTTCGAGGCTTTCCTGCCCATGCTCCAGACCGTTATCAACAACCCCAACAAGGCCGGCTTTGAGGACTACGTTGAGGGTCTGCGTGTCTTCGACAAGGAGGGTAACGGCACAGTGATGGGTGCTGAGCTGCGTATTGTCCTGTCAACACTGG GAGAGAAGATGACAGAGGCTGAGATTGATGCTCTTATGCAGGGCCAGGAGGATGAGAATGGCTGTGTCAACTACGAGG CCTTTGTCAAGCACATCATGTCTGTGTAA